CCCTTTTCTATTTTTCCTGCGTGCTCATAAGATGATGCCTCATCGGACACGTCCGTTGATGATATACGTTCTGAGGTCGCGTAATACGTTAGCCCGATTGAACGCATCGAGAATCACGAGACTGACAGGGCCAATAATCAAGCCCAGAACACCGAACAACTTCAAACCCACAAACATGCCAACCAGCGTAGCGAGTGGGTCGAGCCCTACACTACTTGCAAGTACCTTCGGTTCAATAATCTGACGGGCAATCAGTAAGATCAGATAGATAATACTAATGCCAATACCCAGATACAGATCCCCATTCATAAAGAGGTACGCTGCCCAAGGCACCATGATAAGGCCAACACCCAGATAAGGAAGCAGATCGACCAAACCAATCATCAGAGCGATGGTGAAGGCTGAATTGACTTGCAATATAAGCAGTCCAATCATGACGAATAGTGCTGTAATCGAGATCATGATCAATTGTGCTCTTGCGTATCCAAACAGTGCCTTTTTAAGGTCGGTCCATATGTCGGAGATCGGCTTGCGAATGGAAGAGGGTACCCATCCAGATACGGTGATGTTGTGCCTGGTCCAGCTTTTGCTAATAAAGAATGTAGACAACAGAACAACGATTAATACCGCGCCCATGTTCGGCAGGGAAGTCAGCAGACTCAGAATCATGTTGAAAAATCCGGTGACCAGATCGGTCACGGCTGTACCCACCGTTTCGGTCG
This Paenibacillus xylanexedens DNA region includes the following protein-coding sequences:
- the ytvI gene encoding sporulation integral membrane protein YtvI; translation: MDRIIMKRLLRGLWVIIAAVLIAVAIYLLFPLLYPFAIAWIIAYAMNPLVKLLQHRARFPRWLAVTLSLILYFGAIAVVLSAAITRMVKEVISLTTSFDLHVDEIKDTFVRWTQNDTIQSLTAQINEFYKENPNYQETINSNISKTTETVGTAVTDLVTGFFNMILSLLTSLPNMGAVLIVVLLSTFFISKSWTRHNITVSGWVPSSIRKPISDIWTDLKKALFGYARAQLIMISITALFVMIGLLILQVNSAFTIALMIGLVDLLPYLGVGLIMVPWAAYLFMNGDLYLGIGISIIYLILLIARQIIEPKVLASSVGLDPLATLVGMFVGLKLFGVLGLIIGPVSLVILDAFNRANVLRDLRTYIINGRVR